The following are from one region of the Pirellulales bacterium genome:
- the rsmH gene encoding 16S rRNA (cytosine(1402)-N(4))-methyltransferase RsmH — MPPRSEHVPVMLAEVLAWLDPRPGQVFVDGTLGGGGHTRAIAERVGPSGLVIALDRDRVAVERARGELADTPVRVVQANYRSLTGVLEELQIKRVSGTLLDLGLSSDQLADRERGFSFDAEGPLDLRFDTGEGEPASELVNRMKETALADLIYQLGEERFSRRIARRIVEQRQQERIETAHQLAEIVRRAVPRSADTRRIDPATRTFQALRIAVNDELGALDQALAEMPDCLEPGGKLAIISFHSLEDRRVKEAFRGDDRWQPLTKKPLRASEQETLQNPRARSAKLRVAARRV; from the coding sequence ATGCCGCCGCGCTCCGAACATGTGCCGGTGATGCTGGCTGAAGTTCTGGCGTGGCTCGATCCGCGGCCGGGTCAGGTCTTCGTCGACGGCACGCTGGGGGGCGGCGGTCATACGCGTGCGATTGCCGAGCGGGTCGGCCCGTCGGGACTGGTGATTGCGCTCGATCGCGACCGCGTGGCCGTCGAACGGGCGCGGGGTGAGTTGGCGGATACACCGGTGCGCGTCGTGCAGGCGAACTATCGAAGCCTGACAGGCGTGCTGGAAGAATTGCAGATAAAGAGGGTTTCAGGCACGCTCTTGGATTTAGGTTTATCGAGCGACCAGTTAGCAGATCGCGAACGAGGATTCAGCTTCGATGCCGAGGGCCCACTCGATCTGCGTTTTGATACAGGCGAAGGCGAGCCGGCCAGCGAACTGGTAAACCGGATGAAGGAAACGGCGCTGGCTGATTTGATCTATCAACTTGGTGAAGAACGCTTCAGCCGACGGATCGCGCGGCGCATCGTGGAACAGCGGCAGCAGGAACGAATCGAAACGGCCCATCAATTGGCCGAGATCGTCCGTCGCGCAGTACCGCGCTCGGCCGATACGCGGCGCATCGATCCGGCAACGCGCACATTTCAAGCCTTGCGAATCGCGGTCAATGACGAACTGGGGGCGCTCGACCAGGCGCTTGCGGAAATGCCCGATTGCCTGGAACCGGGCGGCAAATTGGCGATCATCAGCTTTCATTCGCTGGAGGATCGGCGCGTGAAGGAGGCCTTTCGCGGCGACGATCGCTGGCAGCCGCTCACAAAGAAACCCCTCCGCGCGAGTGAACAGGAGACTTTGCAAAACCCACGGGCGCGCAGCGCAAAGCTGCGCGTGGCCGCACGCCGCGTCTGA
- a CDS encoding LysM peptidoglycan-binding domain-containing protein produces the protein MTEDLKQHDADLIDEPDSPAAASALGREVRFGLSLLGLLLAMLAVAVYVKMGTPGLPWGRQEVAATDDGPEAAAAPAEETAHVEAAPQTPVPAPEDTSSTKPLWSGDQYAGRHEAAPPTDAPLPVGNVESTMAEPRAIAEQPTEVVPGNPFADVDQAPSGAIDQVSAEAEVTPEPEPAQAGPEPEAPAFAAPAMMVAGAEQSAAGADQPPAEMEPEPDLAGDAPANGAPLVAEENESRGSVREPGLIQPAAGQQPTLAEPRAAPYGRPAAQDRYANAPRNNLREGSLEEGPRAAPSAEHTPLHAVPDQHLNSRGVPPSADPYATPLERDLQNARTPQYGQPHHAAPPPATNDLDAPAAEFAPPQDDISRHQHHPAHTPTPDGTYAVEPNDSFWTISQKVYGTGGYFKAIQRHNRKPGANADGLEIGERIIVPPVEELEQRYPQLCPKRRAAPPAGTRALPTSSQGYGGRVYVVQDGDTLFDIARYELGKASRWAEIYELNRAQIGSDYNFVAPGTKLMLPDEEMSQPDNVTARPGSQFPR, from the coding sequence ATGACGGAAGATCTCAAGCAGCATGATGCCGACTTAATCGACGAGCCCGATTCGCCCGCCGCCGCCTCGGCACTAGGCCGGGAAGTGCGCTTTGGGCTATCGCTGCTCGGGCTTTTGTTGGCGATGCTGGCCGTTGCCGTGTACGTGAAGATGGGAACGCCCGGCCTGCCATGGGGCCGTCAGGAAGTGGCCGCGACAGACGATGGTCCGGAAGCCGCGGCCGCCCCGGCCGAGGAAACGGCTCATGTCGAGGCGGCGCCGCAGACGCCCGTTCCGGCCCCGGAAGATACTTCGAGCACCAAGCCGCTTTGGTCCGGCGATCAGTACGCCGGACGCCACGAGGCAGCGCCTCCGACCGACGCGCCGCTGCCTGTCGGAAATGTCGAGTCGACGATGGCGGAGCCACGAGCTATCGCCGAGCAGCCGACCGAAGTCGTGCCGGGAAATCCGTTTGCCGACGTGGATCAGGCGCCGTCCGGCGCGATCGATCAGGTTTCGGCCGAAGCCGAGGTGACTCCCGAACCCGAGCCCGCGCAAGCAGGCCCTGAACCCGAGGCGCCAGCGTTCGCAGCACCCGCCATGATGGTCGCTGGCGCCGAGCAATCGGCTGCCGGCGCTGATCAACCGCCCGCGGAGATGGAGCCGGAACCCGACCTGGCCGGCGACGCGCCCGCGAACGGCGCGCCTCTGGTGGCCGAGGAAAACGAATCAAGAGGATCGGTGCGCGAGCCGGGCTTGATTCAGCCTGCCGCGGGGCAACAGCCTACCCTGGCCGAGCCCCGAGCCGCTCCCTACGGGCGCCCCGCAGCCCAAGATCGATATGCCAACGCGCCGCGGAACAATCTGCGCGAAGGTTCGCTCGAAGAGGGTCCGCGTGCGGCCCCTTCGGCGGAGCACACGCCGCTGCACGCGGTGCCCGATCAACATTTGAACTCGCGTGGTGTACCACCGTCGGCAGATCCCTATGCGACGCCGCTGGAGCGCGATTTGCAGAACGCGCGCACACCGCAGTACGGCCAGCCCCATCACGCCGCGCCTCCTCCGGCGACGAATGATCTCGATGCGCCGGCCGCGGAGTTCGCGCCACCGCAGGACGATATTTCGCGGCATCAGCATCACCCGGCGCATACCCCCACGCCCGACGGTACATACGCCGTCGAGCCGAACGACAGCTTCTGGACGATCTCGCAGAAAGTTTATGGCACGGGCGGTTACTTCAAAGCCATCCAGCGGCACAATCGCAAGCCGGGAGCCAATGCCGACGGACTCGAGATCGGCGAGCGGATCATCGTGCCGCCGGTCGAGGAATTGGAACAGCGCTATCCGCAATTGTGCCCCAAGCGGCGTGCCGCCCCGCCGGCGGGTACGCGCGCCCTGCCCACCAGCTCGCAAGGCTATGGCGGCCGGGTCTATGTCGTGCAGGACGGCGATACGCTCTTCGACATCGCCCGCTACGAGTTGGGCAAAGCCTCGCGCTGGGCGGAGATCTACGAATTGAATCGGGCACAAATCGGCAGCGATTACAACTTCGTCGCGCCTGGCACGAAGCTCATGCTGCCCGACGAGGAAATGAGCCAACCTGACAACGTCACCGCACGCCCCGGCTCGCAATTCCCCCGCTAA
- a CDS encoding matrixin family metalloprotease, which translates to MIRRCIFSMLLLGIVAHTASAFTLTGDKWPQAFLGAPVTITYSYANIFDGGLLDPNNQAVPGSIIRESIQEALSLWAGVAPLNFVEVPDSGPAVSDEEYSPSLSNAEIRFGDHFIDGFGNTKAHAYFPLPNSGLAGDVHFDTGDRWALVGTLTYPDLLGCAEHEIGHALGLDHSLDPNAVMYPTFHRMDGLGTGFLTPDDIAGIQAIYGAGVGSVTPLPEPATISLVAAAAVMVTLAAQRRRLR; encoded by the coding sequence ATGATTCGACGCTGCATTTTTTCGATGCTGCTGCTGGGCATCGTCGCCCACACGGCGAGCGCATTTACGCTGACGGGCGACAAATGGCCGCAAGCTTTTCTCGGCGCGCCGGTGACGATCACGTACAGCTACGCGAACATCTTCGACGGCGGACTTTTGGACCCCAACAATCAGGCCGTGCCAGGTTCGATCATTCGGGAAAGCATCCAGGAAGCGCTATCGTTGTGGGCCGGGGTCGCGCCGTTGAACTTCGTCGAAGTGCCCGACTCCGGGCCAGCGGTTTCCGATGAGGAGTATTCTCCGTCGCTGAGCAACGCCGAAATCCGTTTCGGCGACCACTTCATCGATGGCTTTGGCAACACCAAAGCGCACGCCTACTTTCCGCTGCCGAACTCCGGCCTGGCCGGTGACGTTCATTTCGACACGGGTGACCGCTGGGCCCTGGTCGGCACGCTCACCTATCCGGACCTGCTCGGCTGTGCCGAACACGAGATCGGCCACGCTTTGGGGCTCGATCATTCGCTCGATCCCAACGCCGTGATGTACCCGACCTTCCATCGCATGGACGGCTTGGGAACCGGTTTCTTGACGCCAGATGACATTGCCGGCATCCAGGCGATTTACGGAGCGGGCGTTGGTTCGGTGACGCCGCTCCCCGAGCCGGCAACGATTTCGCTAGTCGCAGCGGCCGCGGTGATGGTAACTCTGGCGGCACAGCGCCGCAGGTTACGGTAG
- the eno gene encoding phosphopyruvate hydratase — MPSSIVDIHARQILDSRGNPTVEVDVRLADGAFGRAAVPSGASTGVHEAWELRDTDDKRFGGKAVARAVTNVNEKLAGELIGADALEQTAIDRRMIEIDGSENKKNLGANAILGVSLAVAHAAAEHCGLPLYRYLGGVGARVLPAPMMNIINGGAHADNKVDVQEFMVMPLGFECFSEALRCGVEVFHSLKKVLQAKGFKTAVGDEGGFAPDLGSNTEALDVIVEAVGKAGYEVGKQVFIALDVAATELFDSASKTYTMDGKKLDAAGMVEFLAGWRKKYPICSIEDGCAEDDWAGWKLLTEKLGATTQLVGDDLFVTNTKRLERGIREHIANSILIKVNQIGTLTETIEAIQMAHRNGYTSISSHRSGETEDSTIADLAVALGTGQIKTGSLSRTDRTAKYNELLRIEESLGEAALYGGPLFPKR, encoded by the coding sequence ATGCCTTCTTCGATCGTTGATATTCATGCCCGCCAGATTCTCGATAGCCGCGGCAACCCAACCGTGGAAGTGGACGTGCGCCTGGCGGACGGGGCATTCGGCCGGGCCGCCGTACCGAGCGGAGCCAGCACGGGTGTACACGAAGCGTGGGAGCTGCGCGATACCGACGATAAACGCTTTGGCGGGAAAGCCGTGGCCCGGGCGGTTACGAACGTCAACGAGAAACTGGCCGGCGAATTGATCGGCGCCGATGCACTCGAGCAGACCGCGATCGACCGCCGCATGATCGAAATCGACGGCAGCGAAAACAAAAAGAACCTGGGCGCCAATGCCATCCTGGGCGTGTCGCTGGCCGTGGCCCACGCCGCGGCCGAGCATTGCGGCCTGCCGCTGTATCGGTATTTGGGCGGCGTGGGGGCCCGCGTGCTGCCAGCGCCGATGATGAACATCATCAACGGCGGCGCACACGCGGACAATAAAGTCGACGTGCAGGAATTCATGGTCATGCCGCTGGGCTTCGAATGCTTCAGCGAGGCTCTGCGCTGCGGCGTCGAAGTCTTTCATTCGCTCAAGAAGGTTTTGCAAGCGAAGGGCTTCAAAACCGCCGTCGGCGACGAAGGGGGCTTTGCCCCCGACCTGGGCAGCAACACCGAGGCCCTGGACGTCATCGTCGAGGCCGTGGGCAAGGCGGGCTATGAAGTCGGCAAGCAAGTGTTCATCGCGCTCGATGTGGCGGCGACCGAGCTGTTCGACAGTGCGTCGAAGACCTACACCATGGACGGCAAGAAGCTCGATGCGGCCGGCATGGTCGAATTTCTGGCCGGCTGGCGCAAGAAATACCCGATCTGCTCGATCGAAGACGGCTGCGCCGAAGACGACTGGGCCGGTTGGAAGTTGCTAACGGAGAAGCTTGGCGCGACGACGCAACTGGTAGGCGACGATTTGTTCGTAACCAACACGAAGCGTCTCGAACGCGGCATCCGCGAACACATCGCCAACAGCATCCTGATCAAGGTGAACCAGATCGGCACGCTGACCGAGACGATCGAGGCCATCCAAATGGCTCACCGTAACGGCTATACGAGCATTTCCAGCCACCGCAGCGGCGAGACCGAGGATTCGACCATCGCCGACCTGGCCGTGGCGCTCGGCACCGGCCAGATCAAAACTGGCTCGCTATCGCGCACCGATCGGACCGCCAAGTACAATGAATTGCTGCGGATCGAAGAGTCGCTCGGCGAGGCGGCCCTCTACGGCGGGCCGCTCTTCCCGAAGCGGTAG
- a CDS encoding glycosyltransferase — protein MTQSIPTPADSAAPPAGGRKLRVSFVITDLDVGGAERALVELATRLDREAFDVRVWSLMPEAADEHRSLFPTLRAAGIRAVALNAIGVASAPRVVRRLTADWREWRPDVVQTFLFHANILGRLAARRTGLPHVVSGIRVAERRGRLRLRLDRWTDRWIEKHVCVSRSVAEYSHSVGGLPSDKLVVIPNGIDVARYLEVSPIAPGELSLPTGRRWITYVGRLDRQKGLDWLIEQTPDWLAAHPQHDLLLVGAGPERQALENLAARVAPAERVHFVGWQANVPGILAASDVLVLPSQWEGMPNVVLEAMASGRPVLAADVEGIRELLGDSSEQIAPPGDAAGWRAMLHRLLTDPTLAAELSATNRERAQRCFSLETMVQAYADLYRSLAPLPPM, from the coding sequence GTGACGCAATCGATCCCCACACCTGCAGATTCCGCCGCGCCGCCTGCTGGTGGTCGCAAGCTGCGCGTGTCGTTCGTGATTACGGACCTCGACGTGGGGGGGGCGGAGCGCGCGCTGGTGGAACTGGCAACGCGGCTCGATCGCGAAGCGTTTGACGTGCGTGTGTGGAGTCTGATGCCGGAGGCCGCGGACGAGCATCGCTCTCTGTTCCCCACGCTGCGCGCGGCTGGCATCCGCGCCGTCGCCTTGAACGCCATCGGCGTTGCGTCGGCGCCGCGCGTCGTGCGCAGGCTCACCGCTGATTGGCGCGAGTGGCGCCCCGACGTGGTGCAGACGTTTCTCTTCCATGCCAACATTCTGGGCCGGTTGGCGGCCCGGCGCACGGGGTTGCCGCATGTCGTGTCGGGCATTCGCGTCGCCGAGCGACGCGGGCGACTCCGGCTCCGGCTCGATCGGTGGACCGATCGCTGGATCGAAAAACACGTCTGTGTCAGCCGGAGCGTGGCCGAGTATTCGCACAGCGTCGGCGGCTTGCCGTCCGACAAGCTAGTGGTGATTCCCAACGGAATCGACGTGGCACGTTATCTGGAGGTGTCGCCCATTGCGCCCGGCGAACTGTCACTGCCCACGGGGCGACGGTGGATCACATACGTCGGGCGACTCGATCGGCAAAAGGGCCTGGACTGGCTCATTGAGCAAACGCCAGACTGGCTGGCTGCACATCCGCAGCATGACTTGCTGCTGGTCGGCGCCGGGCCTGAGCGGCAAGCCTTGGAAAACCTGGCCGCGCGCGTGGCGCCTGCCGAGCGCGTGCATTTCGTGGGCTGGCAGGCGAATGTGCCAGGAATCCTCGCGGCCAGCGACGTGCTCGTGCTACCATCGCAATGGGAGGGAATGCCGAACGTCGTCCTCGAAGCAATGGCCAGCGGCCGGCCCGTGCTAGCAGCGGACGTCGAGGGAATTCGCGAGCTGTTGGGCGATTCGAGCGAGCAGATCGCTCCCCCGGGCGACGCAGCTGGGTGGCGAGCGATGCTCCATCGGCTGCTCACCGATCCGACGCTAGCTGCGGAACTCTCGGCGACAAATCGCGAGCGGGCGCAACGCTGCTTCTCGCTCGAAACGATGGTGCAAGCGTATGCCGACTTGTATCGTTCGCTAGCACCTCTTCCACCGATGTGA
- the queA gene encoding tRNA preQ1(34) S-adenosylmethionine ribosyltransferase-isomerase QueA, which produces MSELSRYDYRLPRELISQRPLAQRADARLMLVDRASQSIEHAHVRDLPTLLSPGDCLVINETRVVPARLVGSRAATGGAWEGLFLAHQPPRLWRILAKTRGKPAVGERITLADRQSRADVSLRLIERQPGGVWIVEVESDEPTYDLLERVGRVPLPHYIRGGDMTDEDRHTYQTVYARQAGSVAAPTAGLHFSERLLADIEAAGVRVCRLVLHVGLDTFRPIAVESLAEHTMHTERGAIDEATVAAIRAARAAGGRVVAVGTTSVRVLETAAASGELAPWSGSTDLFIRPPYQFRAVDALMTNFHLPRTTLLVLVRTFGGDDLLTRAYEEAIRQGYRFYSYGDAMLIS; this is translated from the coding sequence ATGTCCGAGCTGTCGCGCTATGATTACCGGCTTCCGCGGGAATTGATTTCGCAGCGACCGCTTGCGCAACGCGCCGATGCACGTCTGATGCTGGTCGATCGGGCTAGCCAATCGATCGAGCATGCGCACGTCCGCGATTTGCCGACCCTACTCTCGCCGGGCGATTGTCTGGTCATTAACGAGACACGCGTCGTGCCGGCGCGGCTGGTCGGCAGCCGGGCCGCGACGGGTGGCGCGTGGGAAGGATTGTTTCTCGCCCATCAACCGCCGCGGCTCTGGCGAATTTTGGCCAAAACGCGTGGCAAACCGGCCGTGGGCGAACGGATCACCCTCGCGGATCGGCAATCACGTGCCGATGTCTCGCTGCGGCTCATCGAACGGCAGCCAGGGGGGGTATGGATCGTTGAAGTCGAATCAGATGAGCCGACGTACGACCTGCTTGAACGTGTCGGCCGCGTGCCGCTGCCGCACTACATTCGCGGCGGCGACATGACCGACGAGGACCGGCACACCTATCAGACGGTCTATGCCCGGCAAGCCGGTTCGGTCGCGGCGCCCACGGCAGGTTTGCACTTTAGCGAGCGACTGCTCGCGGATATCGAAGCGGCGGGAGTCCGCGTCTGCCGCCTGGTACTGCACGTCGGATTGGACACTTTTCGTCCGATCGCCGTCGAGTCGCTTGCCGAGCACACGATGCACACCGAGCGCGGCGCCATTGACGAGGCGACCGTCGCCGCGATTCGCGCTGCCCGCGCCGCGGGAGGGCGCGTCGTCGCGGTGGGTACGACCAGCGTGCGCGTGCTGGAAACCGCGGCGGCATCAGGTGAGCTGGCGCCTTGGAGCGGTTCGACCGATTTATTCATCCGGCCGCCGTACCAATTCCGCGCGGTCGACGCGCTGATGACCAATTTTCATCTGCCGCGCACGACTCTGTTGGTTCTCGTGCGCACGTTTGGCGGCGATGATCTGCTCACCCGCGCCTACGAGGAAGCCATCCGCCAAGGTTATCGGTTCTACAGTTACGGCGACGCGATGCTGATTTCGTGA